In Amia ocellicauda isolate fAmiCal2 chromosome 16, fAmiCal2.hap1, whole genome shotgun sequence, the following proteins share a genomic window:
- the wnt6b gene encoding protein Wnt-6: MLPLSRTQLALFFILLCPVNIIGLWWAVGSPLVMDPNSICRKTKRLAGRQAELCQTQPEIVNEVAKGAKLGVRECQYQFRFRRWNCTSQNKYFGKILQQDIRETAFVYAITAAGVTHTVTQACSMGELLQCGCEATRSRAPPPPAAGPGVEGVKWEWGGCGDDVEFGYEKSKQFMDAKRKKGKSDIRTLIDLHNNEAGRLAVKNYMRTECKCHGLSGSCTLRTCWKKMPHFREVGDRLLERFNGAFKVMGGNDGKTLIPVGQNIKPPDKQDLIYSAESPDFCLPNRKTGSLGTRGRMCNSTAMDVSGCDLLCCERGYRDETVIFEENCSCRFHWCCVVQCQKCSVRKELSLCF; this comes from the exons ATGCTTCCTCTTTCCAGGACTCAGCTTGCCCTGTTTTTCATTCTGCTGTGTCCAGTCAATATCATTGGACTTTGGTG gGCAGTGGGCAGCCCCTTGGTGATGGACCCCAACAGTATCTGCAGGAAGACGAAGAGGCTGGCGGGACGGCAGGCAGAGCTCTGTCAGACACAGCCGGAGATCGTCAACGAGGTGGCAAAAGGAGCAAAACTAGGGGTTAGGGAGTGCCAGTATCAGTTTAGGTTCAGAAGATGGAACTGCACcagtcaaaataaatattttggaaAAATACTACAGCAAG ACATCCGGGAGACAGCGTTTGTGTACGCCATCACTGCTGCAGGGGTGACGCACACCGTAACGCAGGCCTGCAGTATGGGGGAGCTCTTGCAGTGCGGCTGTGAGGCAACAAGGAGTCGCGCGCCTCCTCCCCCTGCAGCCGGGCCGGGCGTGGAAGGTGTGAAGTGGGAGTGGGGCGGCTGTGGGGACGATGTGGAGTTCGGGTACGAGAAGTCCAAGCAGTTTATGGATGCAAAACGGAAGAAGGGCAAAAGTGACATCAGAACCTTGATTGACCTTCACAACAACGAAGCTGGCCGACTG GCTGTGAAGAATTATATGAGAACTGAATGTAAATGTCATGGGCTGTCTGGCTCTTGCACACTCAGAACCTGCTGGAAAAAGATGCCTCATTTTCGCGAGGTGGGTGATCGCCTCCTGGAAAGATTTAATGGAGCTTTCAAGGTGATGGGAGGCAATGACGGTAAAACCCTCATCCCCGTGGGGCAAAACATCAAACCACCAGATAAACAGGATCTCATCTACTCGGCAGAATCTCCTGATTTTTGTTTGCCTAACCGAAAGACCGGCTCTCTGGGAACCAGGGGCCGGATGTGCAACAGCACCGCTATGGACGTCAGCGGATGTGACTTGCTCTGCTGTGAGCGTGGCTACAGAGATGAGACTGTGATATTTGAGGAGAACTGCTCGTGCAGGTTTCACTGGTGCTGCGTGGTACAGTGCCAGAAATGCTCCGTCAGGAAAGAGCTGAGCCTGTGCTTCTAA